The genomic window aaattaaagtgaaCGATTCTCGAAACTGaaagtacaaatttaattaatttaagtttaatgttTCTTTACTACAATTTTCAAtcctgtattaattttattttttgttatccttaacttttagtttaatttaatcgttttattttttaatttgacattctcacattaaaaacttttgcaattaaaataataataacataacaaacaaattaatttgggTTGTACTCTGAATTAAACCGGTGGATCATAATCTTACAACGGCTCTATGATTTTGCCATGTGTTAGTTATAagatcattatttttcataccaTCACCGTGTACTTTAATCAATAGGtacatcaaacattttattactatactatattatataatatttataacattatacactcTACACTTTCGCAAACATTTATATCAGGtgaagttaacattttcatcAACCTCTTAGAAAgatgtgtaggtataatttatatgtcatAAATAgcctacaaaaatattatttttttcattaatataattatttctatacttGTGCTAAGactagaaattaataatttatattttactcatacctataaaaatgtataaattataagttaaaatataaaaggtactttaaaaagtttttactttaaaactgaacaattttaattcaaaatgtatttccattattaaactaaattaattaaaattatattaatattaaaacatttagattTCTACTATCCACcgtaatcttaaaatatattatttgttactgattttagtacattaaatattatcatacactCAAATACTTACAATTCTATCCATCTAAATTGCCAGGCATCTAATTGAATTCctacaaacaaaacaaactcttaaaaaattaacttgttattttataattaaccaaATGAAAGTGTTCTGAGTCCTTGTGATATAATTGTatcatacttaatacttacaataataatttatcattttgattaaaattagattagtAAACAAGTATTGGTCAACAATGGACATCACGCCTAAATTAGATGGTGGAGTTTTAAAAGAGATATTAGTACATGGCAATGGAACGGATAAGCCACATAAGGGGTGTAGGGCTTATGTACACTACACTGGTTCACTTTCTGATGGTACTGTTTTTGACAAGACTAATGAGGTGCCATTTCAATTTACAATAGGAAAAGGTATGCAAAATTTGGGTTAAagtttttacctttttaaattgttttatttgtttttcattttagatATGACTATAAAAGGTTTTGACTTAGCTGTATCTTCAATGGCTTGTGATGAAAAATCAACATTTCGATGTCATCCAGATTATGGTTATGGGTTAGATGGTTTTGAACAGATCATCCCCCCTAATACATGGCTTACATTTGAAATACACTTACTGAAATGGACATGGGAAGATATCAGCCGGCGGAAAGATAAAAGTATTACTAgacaaatattagaatatgGAGTGGACCATGCTACACCTAGTAGTGTTTCGTtagttaatattcatttagaaaaagaagaaaatggTAATGTTATTGAAGAAAGAGATGTAGAGTTTAGATTAGGCGAAGGCAAAGACTTTGGTATTTGTCCTGGAATAGAGATTGcgttaactaaatttaaaaaaaaagaaaagtcaAGATTGTTTATTCATggaaaacatacatttttggaATATGGAAATGATGATTTCAAAGAAGTCTATGTCATCAaacttaacttttttgaaaaggttagaatgtattaaataattatattatttttggttttcctctatttgattttaattagagAACAAATGTTACTAGGGCCCAGAAGTTGATGAcctaaaaaacaatacaaaatgacataaaaaaaatatgcaaaaatttcaaaaaatgacttaaaaagtaataaacacCAAAAAAtgcgaaataaaaattagttatttaggtTCATATGTTAATGAAACAGATTTGTGGCCAGCAGAGAATCGAATAACaagttccaaaaaaaaaaaaaatgctaaatGCATCAACTTCCGAGCTCTAGTTATCACCATTTtccttagatttttttttaaaaagagaaGGGTTTATCGACTAGCCTTGGTGACCCACTGATttgtaattactatattaattttgtaacataaaaaaaaaatatatatatgtgtggaTACAACACCTAAATCTTTCTTAATACATTGACTGCCACATGGCTGTCGGTGGTCATCTATAATTCTCAAATTGTATGCATTTGTGACCTCTGACGCCCATAGTTCATCATTACTACCATGCTATAAGACTACCGGCGAccataaatgtatttgattttatattattaacttctcTATGGTGCTACAATAATGCACTAAAATAAGGACCATGGTATAGCGGgaatcattacaatttttttgatataatatgttttttttctattttttcaaatatttgggttgtacaaatttgaaatacattgaaaaatatgcttgacataatataacaaatatcaattgAATGACCACTGGCGGCCATGTGACAGTCAACATGTTAATGCTTATAACATGTATAACAtctagaattaattattaataataaaatataaaataaataattttatattatagtttgaaGAGAGTTGGTCATTGACATGTGAAGATCGGATTGAACAAGCAAAGTTCTTTAAACAAAAAGGAACAGATTACTTTAAAAtggataattataaactagcacttaaattctataaaaaaatggaggactatttaaaaaataatatttcaagtatttatttatttttaattgtcatatttttttaaataaattttaattacctatacaatttttatttcagtcgATGAAAACCAAATGGAAGAAATCAAATTTCTTTCAGTTACATCCTATTTGAATTCTgctttatgtaatttaaaatcacataGACATACTCAAGCAAAAAATGATTGTGAGAGTGCATTAAGCCTTGAACCAACAAATGTCAAGGCTTTATTTAGAAAAGGCGaggtatttattcattttatagagactttttaaattatatattaaaaattaggtatttttgtTGTATGCGGCTTACTGTACACTTGTGGTCTACCTTGTATATATCAGTTCAATGATATAAGTCAACACCAGTAACAATTAAACTTAATCCTAAtcaaagattttaattattttgttacttgtttgtcaaaaatttcaatttaattattcagcCAGaagaaaatacttttatacgtttttaaagGAAAATTTACTTACTCAAATTGATACTCCTATTTTGCAGCCAGAACAGtgatgaaaaatcataaatacgaCTCATTTGAAAGTTTTCTAAGATAcatcaaatcataatattgtacctaatacataataaatattttctgataattgtttttatagttatttatgatattctatacaatatacaccaTAGGTACAATAGACCGCATATGACATCAGTAATATGTGGTAGATCACCaaacattgtatttaattgttcATTTAAAAAGTCAAGTAGAGTACAAAAACTAAGTACATTTAAAGCAAATAGAACAAATAAGAATTTTGAAgtgaatgaatttaaatatatttatatataaattagcattacctacattttataattttcttacttGTTTTATTGCTGCtgctataattaatttttaagaaaacaatttttcttgtgtaaataatttttatcatttacaaaATCTGCAAtgtctgaattttaaaattaaaattccatTTGCTAGAATTTTGGCATGAAGAAAATctatcattattgtaaaatacttaCATGTTCTaatgttctattattatttgtatgataaagcttttttaattcatttactattgaataaaatctgtgtacaattttaaaatgctttagaattcttatagtattttattttttaataggctTTAGTTGGATTACATGAATTAATAGCTGCAAAACAAAGTTTTGAAGCTGTTTTACAACAAGAGCCAAATAATCGTGCAGCTAtagcaaaaataattgaatgtgataaaaaactaaaatcacaaaaaaaaatagaaaaatctgtttattcaaatatgtttGAGAAATTTGCTAAGAGAGATAGtaagttggttttttttaactatttcaaaATGGGCttaccaatttttaatttcagctGAAAAAGAAGAAGAATTTCTAAGTCAACAACCCGATGTTATGAACACACTTGGAGAATGGGGAGATGATGAACGGGAACGGGCTCCTACTGAATTTGAGAAAGAAAATCC from Aphis gossypii isolate Hap1 chromosome 1, ASM2018417v2, whole genome shotgun sequence includes these protein-coding regions:
- the LOC114126414 gene encoding FK506-binding protein 59-like — protein: MDITPKLDGGVLKEILVHGNGTDKPHKGCRAYVHYTGSLSDGTVFDKTNEVPFQFTIGKDMTIKGFDLAVSSMACDEKSTFRCHPDYGYGLDGFEQIIPPNTWLTFEIHLLKWTWEDISRRKDKSITRQILEYGVDHATPSSVSLVNIHLEKEENGNVIEERDVEFRLGEGKDFGICPGIEIALTKFKKKEKSRLFIHGKHTFLEYGNDDFKEVYVIKLNFFEKFEESWSLTCEDRIEQAKFFKQKGTDYFKMDNYKLALKFYKKMEDYLKNNISIDENQMEEIKFLSVTSYLNSALCNLKSHRHTQAKNDCESALSLEPTNVKALFRKGEALVGLHELIAAKQSFEAVLQQEPNNRAAIAKIIECDKKLKSQKKIEKSVYSNMFEKFAKRDTEKEEEFLSQQPDVMNTLGEWGDDERERAPTEFEKENPNILMLNTTGYFKNM